One genomic segment of Nothobranchius furzeri strain GRZ-AD chromosome 10, NfurGRZ-RIMD1, whole genome shotgun sequence includes these proteins:
- the si:dkey-251i10.1 gene encoding ADP/ATP translocase 2, translated as MSEQAISFAKDFLAGGISAAISKTAVAPIERVKLLLQVQHASKQITVDKQYKGIMDCVVRIPREQGFLSFWRGNLANVIRYFPTQALNFAFKDKYKKIFLDGVDKRAQFWRYFAGNLASGGAAGATSLCFVYPLDFARTRLAADVGKAGQEREFKGLGDCLVKIFRSDGLKGLYQGFNVSVQGIIIYRAAYFGIYDTAKGMLPDPKNTHILVSWMIAQTVTAVAGLTSYPFDTVRRRMMMQSGRKGADIMYSGTIDCWRKIARDEGGKAFFKGAWSNVLRGMGGAFVLVLYDEMKKYI; from the exons ATGAGTGAACAGGCCATTTCTTTCGCTAAGGACTTCTTGGCTGGCGGCATTTCCGCTGCCATTTCTAAAACAGCCGTCGCCCCGATTGAGAGAGTGAAGCTTCTCCTTCAG GTCCAGCATGCCAGCAAACAGATCACCGTAGACAAGCAGTATAAAGGTATCATGGACTGCGTTGTCCGTATCCCCAGGGAGCAGGGATTCCTGTCCTTCTGGAGAGGTAACCTCGCCAATGTCATCAGATACTTCCCCACCCAGGCCCTCAACTTTGCCTTCAAAGACAAGTACAAGAAGATCTTCCTTGATGGTGTTGACAAGCGCGCCCAGTTCTGGAGGTACTTTGCTGGTAACCTTGCCTCCGGTGGCGCCGCTGGAGCCACCTCTCTCTGTTTCGTGTACCCCCTCGACTTTGCCCGTACCCGTCTGGCAGCGGACGTGGGAAAGGCAGGACAGGAGCGAGAATTCAAGGGTCTGGGTGACTGCCTGGTGAAGATCTTTAGGTCTGATGGTCTGAAAGGGTTGTACCAAGGCTTCAACGTGTCAGTGCAGGGCATCATCATCTACAGGGCAGCATACTTCGGCATCTATGACACGGCTAAGG GTATGCTTCCAGACCCCAAGAACACACACATACTGGTGAGCTGGATGATCGCACAGACTGTAACGGCTGTTGCTGGCCTGACTTCATACCCCTTCGATACTGTTCGTAGACGCATGATGATGCAGTCCGGACGCAAAGGAG cCGACATCATGTACAGTGGGACCATTGACTGCTGGCGCAAGATTGCACGCGACGAAGGTGGCAAGGCTTTCTTCAAGGGAGCCTGGTCCAACGTGCTCAGAGGCATGGGTGGGGCCTTTGTGCTGGTGTTGTACGATGAGATGAAGAAATACATCTAA